The following are from one region of the Candidatus Poribacteria bacterium genome:
- a CDS encoding sugar phosphate isomerase/epimerase, giving the protein MARPVTLFTGQWADLTLEVLAEKASGWGYDGLELACWGDHFEVDKALADDSYCQGRHDLLAKYGLKVWSISNHLVGQAVCDNIDSRHQGIVSEGIWGDGDPAGVQERAAEEMKNTARAAAKLGVSVVNGFTGSSIWHLLYSFPPNDPAQIDAGFEDFANRWNPIFDVFDEVGVKFGLEVHPTEIAFDIITAERAMEAVNGREAFGFNYDPSHLGYQGVDYVAFLERLSHRIYHVHMKDVWWSDTPRLSGVFGGHLNFGDARRNWDFRSIGRGNVNFEEIIRALNVMEYDGPLSIEWEDSGMDREHGARESCAAVKGYDFEPSAVAFDAAFEE; this is encoded by the coding sequence ATGGCAAGACCTGTAACACTCTTTACAGGCCAATGGGCAGACTTAACATTAGAGGTATTAGCAGAAAAAGCGAGTGGATGGGGCTATGATGGCTTAGAACTCGCCTGCTGGGGCGACCATTTTGAAGTTGATAAGGCACTCGCGGATGATAGCTACTGCCAAGGCAGACACGATCTCCTCGCGAAATACGGACTCAAAGTTTGGTCCATCAGCAATCACCTCGTCGGACAGGCAGTCTGTGATAATATTGATAGCCGACATCAAGGCATCGTGTCAGAAGGTATTTGGGGCGACGGAGATCCCGCAGGTGTTCAAGAACGCGCCGCCGAAGAGATGAAAAACACAGCACGTGCTGCAGCGAAACTCGGCGTTAGTGTCGTCAATGGATTCACCGGTAGCTCGATATGGCATCTATTGTACTCTTTCCCGCCGAACGACCCAGCACAAATTGATGCGGGTTTTGAAGATTTCGCCAACCGCTGGAACCCAATCTTTGATGTCTTCGATGAAGTCGGTGTCAAATTTGGACTCGAAGTTCATCCCACCGAAATTGCTTTCGACATCATCACAGCAGAGCGCGCAATGGAAGCAGTTAACGGCAGAGAAGCGTTCGGATTCAACTACGATCCAAGCCATCTCGGCTATCAAGGCGTTGACTATGTGGCATTCCTTGAACGATTGAGCCACCGGATTTATCACGTCCACATGAAAGATGTCTGGTGGTCAGATACACCGCGTTTATCGGGTGTATTCGGTGGACATCTGAACTTCGGAGATGCCCGAAGAAATTGGGACTTCCGTTCCATCGGTCGCGGCAACGTTAACTTTGAAGAGATTATCCGTGCCCTCAATGTCATGGAATACGACGGTCCACTCTCTATTGAATGGGAAGACAGTGGCATGGACAGAGAACACGGTGCCCGTGAATCGTGTGCTGCCGTTAAGGGTTATGATTTTGAACCTTCTGCTGTTGCCTTCGATGCGGCATTCGAGGAATAA